ATCGTGGCTGTGCCCGTGGTGATCCTGGTGGGGCTTTGTATCCAGTATCCCTTCAAAAAATATATTGAGGCCGGATTCAGAGAGGGGGCACAGAAAAACGCCTTGCTGGTGGAGGCTATCAACGGCCTGGAGACCGTTAAGACCAGCCTGGCGGAAGGGCAGATCCAGAGGCGCTGGGAGACGATTATCGGCCTGAATTCCAAGTCTTCCCATAAGGCAAAGGCGCTGGCCACCTTTTCGATGACCTTTTCACAGTTCGCCGCCCAGTGCGTCAGCGTGATCGTCATTGTCTGGGGCGTGTACCGGATCGGGCAGGGTGAGTTGACCATGGGCGGTCTTATCGCATGCAATATTTTGGTGGGAAGGGCCATGGCACCCTTAGGCGCGGTCGCGGCCATGCTGACCAGGTTGCAGCAATCCCGGGTGGCCCTCAAGTCCCTGAACCAAGTGATGAAGATCCCGGGTGAACGGCCGCCGGACAAGGAATACGTGCGTTACGAGGGACTGGGCCGAAGCATTTCTTTCGAAAAGGTGACCTTTCGTTATCCCAACGGGGAAGTAGCGGCCCTGGATAACGTCAACCTGTTGGTTCGACCCGGCGAAAAGGTGGGGATCATCGGCCCGATGGGATCCGGAAAATCCACCCTGGGCAGGCTCATCCTGGGACTCTACACACCCCAGGAAGGTAGTGTGAAGGTGGGCGGCGTGGATGTCAGACAGTTAGACGTTGCGGAACTCAGGAAAAGAATCGGATATGTTTCCCAGGACAACTACCTGTTTTACGGCAGCATCAAGGACAATATTGCTTTCGGCGCCCCCTTCGCGGACGATGCCTCCATCCTCCGGGCCGCAACGATAGCCGGAGTCATGGACTTTATCCGGACCCACCCGGCCGGTTTCGGCCTCCAGGTGGGGGAGAGGGGAATGAATCTGTCCGGTGGACAGCGGCAGTCCGTGGTCATCGCCCGGGCACTCATTCAGGACCCGGACATCCTGATTTTAGACGAGCCCAGCAGTTCAATGGACCGGGGGGTGGAGGCCCTGCTTATCGCCAGGTTGGCTTCCGTTACGAAGGATAAGACCCTCCTCCTGATTTCCCACCGCAGCTCCATGCTTTCCCTGGTAGAGAGATTGATCGTTATGGAAAGGGGAAAGATCCTGGCGGACGGCCCCCGGGACAAGGTGATGGAGTTGCTCAGGGAAGGGAAGATACAATTCAGGATTTGAGGGAGATGGAAAGAGACGATCTCGATTACATGAATGTCGTGGATGCGGCCTTGATGCGGAGAGGGAGCCGTTCGGCCTACCTGCTCTCCCTGGCCGTGTTCCTGCTCATCGCCGCCTTCGGGATCTGGGCCCATTACGCCGTCCTTGATGAGGTAACCCGGGGAATGGGGCAGGTCATACCGTCTCAGCATGTGCAGGTGATCCAGAATCTTGAAGGAGGGATCCTGGAAGAAATTTTCGTTCAGGAAAACCAGATCGTGAACAAAGGAGACGTGCTGGTCCGATTGAGCAATGAGACCGCCGCGAGCCGTTTCCGTGACGCTTTCGCCCAATCCATGCAACACAAGGCGGCCATCGCCAGGCTCGAAGCGGAGGTGAAAGGTGTCGTCCCATCCTTTCCCAAGGAGATCGAAAAATACGATCCTCAGATCATCGAGGACCAAAAGAGAATATTCAAGGCCCGCAGGGAGCAGCTTTTCCTGGAACTCAATGTCTTGAAATCCCAGTACGAGCAGAAACTTCAGGAAATAGCCGAAATGGTGAGCAAGAAGAAGAAGCTCCAAAAGACCTTGAAGCTCGCCGAGGAACAGGTGGCCATTGCCAAGCCCCTGGTGGAAAAACAGGTCTATCCAAGGGTGGATTTCATTTCCCTTCAAAGGGAGGTGGTTTCCCTGAAGGGGGATATCCGCACTCTGGAAATCAGTATCCCCCGGGCCAGAAAGGAAGCGGAAGAAATCAAGAGAAAACAGTCCCATCGTATCGCTGAGTTCAAGTCCAAGGCGGCCGATGAAATAAACAAAAGGCGGATGGAACTCAGGTCGCTCCAGGAGGCCATTACGGCGGGGAAAGACAAGGTCACCCGGACCGATGTCCGCTCCCCTGTGCGGGGAACCATCAAACAGATCCATATGAATACCATCGGGGGAGTCATCAGGCCGGGGGAGACCATCATGGAAATCGTCCCCCTGGATGACACCCTGCTCATCGAGGCGAAAATCCGCCCTGCGGATATCGCCTTTATCCGCCCGCGCCAGAAGGCCATGATCAAGATCACCGCTTACGATTATTCCATTTTCGGCGGCCTGGAGGGAACCGTGGAACAGATCAGCGCCGATACGATCCAGGATGAGCGGGGAGAGAACTTCTACAAGGTTAAACTCCGGACAAAGACAAACGCCCTTACATACAGAGGTGAAAAACTCCCGATCATCCCGGGAATGACCGCAAAGGTGGAGATCCTGACCGGGAGAAAGTCGGTCTTGGACTATCTCCTGAAACCGATCTTGAAGGCAAAGCAGAATGCCTTCAGGGAAAGGTAACTCCGGGAAGGAGGAGGGAGAGGGGCTGATCAATATGGTTTCCGGAGCATCGAAAATGCCCCCTGAGACCTTTGCCCTTCTTTGACGCCACTTGCCGAATGAATCCTTCAGACAAAGCTCCAAGGGTCACTTCCGGACCCGGATCCGTTTCATGGGCGGGAGCCGTTCTGTTCCTGTCCCTGTTGATGGTGCAGATGGCCGGGGCGGACCCTCTTCCTGCCGAGCAGGGGAGGGTTCCACGGCAGGAGACACACCGCCGGGTTCCCCTCCTGAATTCCCTTGAGATAAGGGGGCCCCTGGGGGTCCTGACCCAGTGGAAGCGGATCCTGCGAGAT
The sequence above is drawn from the Deltaproteobacteria bacterium genome and encodes:
- a CDS encoding type I secretion system permease/ATPase, which encodes MSKAPSFQKAQEKASPSVIGNANGSRHPGADTVRPDTIPSLLASLEILLRLKGVSMSLDSLLASLPVGRGGLFPPGLCVRAAEQAGLNAKIVSRPAISKINRLTLPCILVLKNGDGCVLIGMDGKQAEVLFPETPGSSSNVALETLQDQYAGKAIFVSPKERLDGRTREIKFSRTPGWFWGTIARFMPIYKHVVLGSIVINVLGIAGPLFTMNVYDRVVPNNALETLWVLALGVAIAYGFDFMLKNLRGYFVDLAGKNADVVIASKLMQHVMSIRMDHKPESTGSLANSLREFESLREFFSSTTLISLVDFPFLCIFIALVAYIGGPIAYAPIVAVPVVILVGLCIQYPFKKYIEAGFREGAQKNALLVEAINGLETVKTSLAEGQIQRRWETIIGLNSKSSHKAKALATFSMTFSQFAAQCVSVIVIVWGVYRIGQGELTMGGLIACNILVGRAMAPLGAVAAMLTRLQQSRVALKSLNQVMKIPGERPPDKEYVRYEGLGRSISFEKVTFRYPNGEVAALDNVNLLVRPGEKVGIIGPMGSGKSTLGRLILGLYTPQEGSVKVGGVDVRQLDVAELRKRIGYVSQDNYLFYGSIKDNIAFGAPFADDASILRAATIAGVMDFIRTHPAGFGLQVGERGMNLSGGQRQSVVIARALIQDPDILILDEPSSSMDRGVEALLIARLASVTKDKTLLLISHRSSMLSLVERLIVMERGKILADGPRDKVMELLREGKIQFRI
- a CDS encoding HlyD family type I secretion periplasmic adaptor subunit, which gives rise to MERDDLDYMNVVDAALMRRGSRSAYLLSLAVFLLIAAFGIWAHYAVLDEVTRGMGQVIPSQHVQVIQNLEGGILEEIFVQENQIVNKGDVLVRLSNETAASRFRDAFAQSMQHKAAIARLEAEVKGVVPSFPKEIEKYDPQIIEDQKRIFKARREQLFLELNVLKSQYEQKLQEIAEMVSKKKKLQKTLKLAEEQVAIAKPLVEKQVYPRVDFISLQREVVSLKGDIRTLEISIPRARKEAEEIKRKQSHRIAEFKSKAADEINKRRMELRSLQEAITAGKDKVTRTDVRSPVRGTIKQIHMNTIGGVIRPGETIMEIVPLDDTLLIEAKIRPADIAFIRPRQKAMIKITAYDYSIFGGLEGTVEQISADTIQDERGENFYKVKLRTKTNALTYRGEKLPIIPGMTAKVEILTGRKSVLDYLLKPILKAKQNAFRER